The following DNA comes from Actinomycetota bacterium.
GAGCATGCCGCCGAGGTCGCCAGGCACGCTGACGGCGTCATCATCGGCAGCCGTCTCATCAGCCTCGTGAGTGACGCCCAGGATATCGACATCGCCGGCCGTGCCGTCGAACAATTTCTCAAGGAAGTAAACGAGGTCCTCAAGTGAGCGCCGAGACCAACAAGGATATTCCAAATTCGCAATCACTGTTTCCACAGACTTTTCGCGAGCTGATGTCGCTGCGCAAGATCAGCTACCGGCGGCTGGCGACCAGGACCAAACTTTCCGCGGGCTATCTCAACCATCTGGCTTGCGGTACCAGGCCTGTGCCGACAGATCAAGTCATCAAGGTCATTGCGCGGGCCTTGCGCGTCAAGCCGGAACACTTCTTCGAATATCGCCAGCGCAGCCTGCAGCGCGAGCTCTACCGTTCGCCCCAGCTCGCGGACAAGCTTTACGATTTCATCGTCGCCGACGGTCCCCTTCCCCGGGACATAAAGTCGGCGATCGAGACCGCACGCGACCGCGGCTGATCTCAGCTTCACGCATTTCTCCACCTAGGTCTTCGCCGCAAGATTCAGCGCGTTGTGGTTGCCAACGTATTCCTTCCGTGACATAAATAAGATGTCATTATGTCAACTAACCGCAGATGTCCCCTCGTTCGGGAAATGACCTAGCGGCAGTCCGGATCGGTAATTTCGGGGCAAATAATCACCAGAAATCGTCTAGGGGAATTCCCCTATATTCTATTCCCACGATATCAATGACCGGAGCTCCCGTTCGCATGGGCGGGCAAGGAATTTCCTGTGAAGCCATGCTGGGCGAGAAAGGACGATCCACCAATCCGGCCCTGGGGCACAGGTCTGCCAAACCTCCCGTAAAAAAAGGATTTTCGGAGGCTCCGGAAGCGTCATCCGTGAAGCGCGGGCG
Coding sequences within:
- a CDS encoding helix-turn-helix transcriptional regulator, with product MSAETNKDIPNSQSLFPQTFRELMSLRKISYRRLATRTKLSAGYLNHLACGTRPVPTDQVIKVIARALRVKPEHFFEYRQRSLQRELYRSPQLADKLYDFIVADGPLPRDIKSAIETARDRG